From one Deltaproteobacteria bacterium genomic stretch:
- a CDS encoding TM0996/MTH895 family glutaredoxin-like protein, with protein sequence MKVEVYGPGCAKCRQSYDVIRKYLDEKGLAHEVVKIESIDAMMALGILATPAIVLDGKVVLKGRVPTTSDLQKLFG encoded by the coding sequence ATGAAAGTCGAAGTGTACGGCCCCGGATGCGCCAAGTGCCGACAGTCGTACGATGTGATCCGAAAGTATCTGGACGAAAAGGGGCTCGCCCACGAGGTCGTGAAGATCGAATCCATCGACGCGATGATGGCGCTGGGGATTCTCGCGACGCCGGCGATCGTGCTCGACGGCAAGGTCGTGCTCAAGGGCCGCGTCCCGACCACGAGCGATCTGCAAAAGCTGTTTGGTTAA
- a CDS encoding permease: protein MKEKTKLAVLVGVFLSAYFIPLGNDRVRGAILEAFWMLQDYAQKHVLFCLVPAFFIAGAISVFVSQAAVMKYFGPTAKKILAYSVASVSGSILAVCSCTVLPLFTGIHKRGAGLGPAVAFLYSGPAINVLAIILTARILGWQLGLARAVGAVIFSIVIGLLMAAIFRREEQEKAAGNMFAAVPDEARPLWKTVSYMAVMVFILIFAAWGKSSQPVGFWDAVYRVHWPVTFALLAVLGVMLWRWFKREELGEWVASTWDFTKQIMPLLLGGVLVAGFLLGRAGTDTGVIPNRYIEALVGGNSFRANLFASMAGALMYFATLTEVPILQGLIGSGMGQGPALSLLLAGPALSLPSMIVIYGVLGPKKSFTYFALVVVMSTVAGMAYGAIA, encoded by the coding sequence ATGAAAGAAAAAACGAAGCTGGCCGTTTTGGTCGGGGTTTTTCTCTCGGCTTATTTCATCCCCCTCGGCAACGACCGGGTGCGGGGCGCGATCCTCGAGGCATTCTGGATGCTTCAGGACTACGCGCAAAAGCACGTGCTGTTCTGCCTGGTGCCCGCGTTTTTCATCGCCGGGGCAATCAGCGTTTTCGTTTCGCAGGCCGCGGTCATGAAGTACTTCGGCCCGACGGCGAAAAAGATCCTGGCCTACTCCGTCGCCTCGGTGTCGGGTTCCATTCTGGCGGTCTGCTCCTGCACGGTGCTGCCTCTCTTCACGGGGATTCACAAACGCGGCGCCGGACTCGGTCCCGCCGTCGCCTTCCTCTATTCCGGCCCGGCCATCAACGTGCTCGCCATCATCCTGACGGCGCGCATCCTCGGGTGGCAGCTCGGACTCGCCCGGGCAGTTGGCGCGGTGATCTTCTCAATCGTGATCGGGCTGCTCATGGCGGCGATCTTCCGCCGGGAAGAGCAGGAAAAAGCGGCTGGCAACATGTTCGCCGCGGTGCCCGACGAAGCGCGACCGCTCTGGAAAACGGTTTCCTACATGGCCGTCATGGTCTTCATCCTGATCTTCGCGGCGTGGGGGAAGTCATCGCAGCCCGTCGGCTTCTGGGACGCGGTCTATCGGGTTCATTGGCCCGTCACCTTCGCGCTGCTCGCCGTTCTGGGTGTCATGCTCTGGCGATGGTTCAAGAGGGAAGAACTGGGCGAATGGGTCGCCTCGACCTGGGATTTCACGAAACAGATCATGCCCCTGCTGCTGGGCGGCGTTCTCGTGGCTGGTTTCCTGCTGGGCCGAGCCGGGACAGATACGGGCGTCATTCCGAACCGGTATATTGAGGCGCTTGTCGGCGGCAATTCGTTTCGCGCGAATCTGTTCGCCTCGATGGCCGGGGCGCTGATGTACTTCGCCACGCTGACCGAGGTACCGATTCTGCAAGGCTTGATCGGCTCGGGCATGGGACAAGGTCCGGCGCTGTCGCTGCTGCTCGCCGGCCCGGCGCTCTCGCTGCCGAGCATGATCGTCATCTACGGCGTGCTCGGCCCAAAAAAGTCATTCACCTACTTCGCGCTGGTCGTTGTCATGTCCACGGTTGCGGGCATGGCCTACGGCGCGATTGCCTGA
- a CDS encoding winged helix-turn-helix transcriptional regulator, which yields MVAKRTTSDRSFEIRAKVFKALGHPSRLKIVDALQEGPKNVADLVKLVGSEYATVSRHISQLREAGIVSEDRKDGNMVFYRLDVTCIAGFFSCVTQVVEQRKAAML from the coding sequence ATGGTCGCAAAACGGACGACCTCGGATCGGAGCTTCGAAATTCGGGCGAAGGTCTTCAAGGCTTTGGGCCATCCCAGCCGCCTGAAGATCGTCGATGCCCTGCAGGAGGGGCCGAAGAACGTCGCCGACCTGGTCAAGCTCGTGGGATCGGAATACGCCACCGTCAGCCGCCACATCAGCCAGCTTCGGGAAGCCGGGATCGTGTCGGAAGATCGCAAAGACGGGAACATGGTCTTCTACCGACTGGACGTGACGTGCATCGCGGGATTTTTCTCGTGCGTCACGCAGGTCGTCGAGCAGCGGAAGGCCGCGATGTTGTGA